The DNA region TGGATGCCGGCTGCCGACATCAGGCCCACGTGACGTGGGCGCGTGGCAAGCCAGAAATGGCCCTTGGCGCGCAACACTCCCGGCCAGGGCTCGTCGAGGAATGCCCGAAACCGCGTGGGGTCGAAGGGCCGCCTCGTGCGATAGACAAAACTCGATACCCCGTATTCCTCTGTCTCCGGAACATGCTCCCCCGGGCTGTATAGTTCCTTGTGCCACAAGGGATGCGCGGCCGCCTTTGCTTCATCGAAGAGGGCTGTATTGAGAACGGTTCCGAGAGAAATCCCGCCGAAGTCCGTCTCCACCTGGCGCGCATCCGGATTGAGCGCAGCCACCGTCTTGCGGACTTCCGCGCGGATCTCTTCGGTCGCGTCCGAGATCTTGTTGATCACGACGACGTCGGCAAACTCGATCTGATCCACCAGCAGGTCGATGAGGGTGCGCCGGTCCTCATCGTCCCGCTGCAAGCCGCGGTCAGCGAGCAGATCGGCACTGCTGTAGTCCGCTAACAGGTTTGCAGCGTCAACCACGGTGACCATTGTATCGAGCCTGGCAAAATCGGCGAGCGATACGCCGTTCTCGTCGCGAAAGGAAAAGGTTGCCGCTATGGGGCGTGGCTCCGCAATGCCAGTCCCTTCTATCAACAGATAGTCGTATCGCCCCTCTTCGGCCAGCCGTCGCACCTCCGTCAGGAGGTCGTTGCGCAGGGTGCAGCATATGCAGCCGTTGCTGAGCTCGATCAGTGTCTCCGTCGTATGCGACAGGTTGCAGCCGCCGTCTCGAATGAGACTGGCGTCTATGTTCACTTCGCTCATATCGTTGACGATGACGGCGACCCGCAGGCCCTGACGGTTGTTCAGGATGTGGCTGAGGAGCGTCGTCTTGCCAGCACCGAGGAAGCCGGCGAGTACCGTTACCGGCAGGCGCTCGATCTCGTTCATCGGCATCCCTCGATCAGGAATATTCGGAGTGACCGTCGCCGCAGCCGACATTTGCGTCCTATGAGCCTCATTTCAATCCCATTCCCGATCTCCTCGATGCTTCACGCGGCAAGCTGCGGCCGGAAGACCACATCGGCATAGTAATTCGCCGAATTGAACGTGCTGGTCGGGAAGAGGCCCGTGGTGGCGGACCCGCCATAGGCATAGAGGCCGTTGCCGCTGGCTGGTGCCGTCAGCGGGCCGCTGGCGACGGCGGTGGTGAAGAAGCCGCCGGTCGCCACATATGCCCCTGTCGTGTGATAGGAGGCGACATAGGTGGTGTTGGCGGCGATGGTGAAGGGTGTCGTGAAGTTCGCCGTCTGCCAGCCGCTTGCCGTGGTGTTGGTGAAGGTGGCGGTGGCAAGTTTGGTGCCGGTGGAGCTCCACAGGTCCACGACGTTCTGGCCATTGTCGTTGGCGCTGCGATAGAACTTGATGCCGACAATGTCGCCGCCGACGTTCGACGTGAATTTGACGCCAAGCTCGAGCTGTTGACCGTCGTTGAGGTTCGTCTGGGCCGGCGTGCTGGAGGCGGAGAACAGGCTGTACGTCGTCGGCGGCGTCGTCGATGCGGCGATGTTGAAGGTTTCGTTGGCGGCAAGGCCACCGATATCGGTCGCCGTTACCCTGACACCATAGTTTCCTGCTGTCGTCGGCGTGCCGGAGAAGGTCCGCGTCGAGGCGTTGAAGCTCAGCCACGAAGGCAGCGCCGTGCCGTCGGCGGCCGTTGCCGCATAGGTCAGCGTCTCGCCGCTGTCGACATCGCTGAAGGTGGTCGACGGCACCACGAAGGAGAAGGCCGAGCCGACGGTGGCATACTGGGTCGCCGTCTGGACGGCGAGCACCGGTGCGTCGTTGGCGCCGTGGATGGTGACGGTCAGATTTGCCGTGGCGGTGGCGCCTGCGGTATCGCGCATCGTGTAGCTGAAGATATCGTTCAGCGTGTTGGTCGACAGGCGCAGCGCCTGGACGGCGGAATTGGTCTCGTTGATCGTATAGGTATAGGTGCCCGACGCATTGAGAACGAGACTGCCATAGGTGCCGTTCAGCGCCGAGCCGAGCGTGCCTGACGTCGCGCCGAAGCTGACCGCGCTTACCGTCTTGGTGTCGCCGGCATCCGGATCGGTGTCATTGGTCAGCACGTTGCCACTCGCAACCACCCCGCCCGACCCGTTGGCCACTCCGCCCTTCTCGGTCGCATCCCCCGCATCGGCAACCGCTGTCGGCGTCGTGTTGCCGGGCGTGCCCGATCCCGGACGGAAGACCACATCGGCCCAATAGTTGGAAGCACCGAAAGTGGCATTTGGGAAAATGCCAGCGGTTGCAGAACCGCCGTAGCGGTACACGCCGTTGCCGCTGGCTGGTGCCGTCAGCGGGCCGCTGGCGACGGCGGTGGTGAAGAAGCCGCCGGTCGCCACATATGCCCCTGTCGTGTGATAGGAGGCGACATAGGTGGTGTTGGCGGCGATGGTGAAGGGTGTCGTGAAGTTCGCCGTCTGCCAGCCGCTTGC from Rhizobium binae includes:
- a CDS encoding GTP-binding protein translates to MNEIERLPVTVLAGFLGAGKTTLLSHILNNRQGLRVAVIVNDMSEVNIDASLIRDGGCNLSHTTETLIELSNGCICCTLRNDLLTEVRRLAEEGRYDYLLIEGTGIAEPRPIAATFSFRDENGVSLADFARLDTMVTVVDAANLLADYSSADLLADRGLQRDDEDRRTLIDLLVDQIEFADVVVINKISDATEEIRAEVRKTVAALNPDARQVETDFGGISLGTVLNTALFDEAKAAAHPLWHKELYSPGEHVPETEEYGVSSFVYRTRRPFDPTRFRAFLDEPWPGVLRAKGHFWLATRPRHVGLMSAAGIQRRCEPMGLWWAAVPRQDWPSHQQFRQHLESRWDSAWGDRRQELVFIGVDMDEIGVRTALDGCLASADPRDWVSLEDPFPAW